A single region of the Devosia sp. FJ2-5-3 genome encodes:
- a CDS encoding helix-turn-helix domain-containing protein → MAERRSISRIKPDAMALRALAHPQRMRMLAMLRVDGPSTATALAERMGLNSGSASYHLRQLARHGFIEEDTERGNGRERWWRSRHESTSVPEDEDTDPAFGDAILAAHIDQMRDARARRGTLSPEWRRASVASDFIIPLNAADAEQLLEKLHAVLWEAMEAAPKLGTPLEEGVEPVTIMLHSFPRSPDDRGAK, encoded by the coding sequence ATGGCTGAGCGGCGCAGCATATCGAGGATCAAACCGGACGCGATGGCCCTGCGGGCGCTGGCGCATCCACAACGCATGCGGATGCTGGCCATGTTGCGCGTGGACGGCCCAAGCACGGCAACGGCTCTGGCCGAGCGCATGGGGCTCAATTCGGGTTCGGCGAGTTATCATTTGCGGCAGCTGGCCCGGCACGGTTTCATCGAAGAGGACACCGAGCGCGGCAATGGGCGGGAGCGCTGGTGGCGGTCGCGGCACGAGTCCACGAGCGTCCCCGAAGACGAAGACACCGATCCCGCCTTTGGCGACGCGATTCTGGCGGCCCATATCGACCAGATGCGCGACGCGCGGGCGCGTCGGGGCACGCTCAGCCCGGAGTGGCGGCGCGCGTCGGTGGCCAGCGATTTCATCATCCCCCTCAATGCCGCCGACGCCGAACAATTGCTCGAAAAGCTCCATGCCGTTCTTTGGGAGGCGATGGAGGCGGCGCCCAAGCTCGGTACGCCGCTCGAGGAGGGTGTTGAGCCGGTGACCATCATGCTGCATTCGTTTCCGCGATCTCCAGATGATAGAGGCGCAAAATGA
- the tig gene encoding trigger factor, translated as MQVTETLNEGLKRKLSVTIPAADLVSRLDSKLEELKGQANIKGFRPGKVPTAHLKKLYGRSAMSEVMTDAINATVSDTLDQRSERAAAQPKVDLPQDQAVINDVLDGKTDLAFEVEYEVLPPVTLMDLKGLKLDKPVVEVTEEEIDAEVNRVFAQNRGYTDKGDGAVVEQGDRLGLSFVGKIDGVEFAGGKSDHAHLTVGSNEFIPGFEEQLVGQKKDETRTITVTFPADYNNAELAGKEATFDVTILHVDGPNQGELDDEFAKKLGLEDVAALRNAVKEQMEAALASMSRQHIKRQILDALDDGHKFDVPAQLVEAEFATIWQRVQHEVESHGRSFEDEGTTEEAAREQYQRIAERRVRLGLVVAEIGNQNEVQVTDDEHQQALLAEIRRFPGQEQQVYDYYRQNAQALASLRAPVFENKVVDYVADLAEQTEKKMTREELAKLIQADEDEVPEEHHH; from the coding sequence AAGAGCTCAAGGGCCAGGCCAACATCAAGGGCTTCCGTCCCGGCAAGGTGCCGACCGCCCACCTCAAGAAGCTCTATGGCCGTTCGGCCATGTCCGAAGTGATGACCGACGCGATCAACGCGACCGTGTCCGACACGCTGGACCAGCGCTCCGAGCGCGCCGCAGCACAGCCCAAGGTTGACCTGCCCCAGGATCAGGCCGTCATCAATGACGTGCTCGATGGCAAGACCGACCTCGCATTCGAAGTCGAATATGAAGTCCTCCCGCCCGTCACCCTGATGGACCTCAAGGGCCTCAAGCTCGACAAGCCGGTCGTTGAAGTCACCGAAGAAGAAATCGACGCTGAAGTGAACCGCGTGTTCGCCCAGAATCGCGGCTACACCGACAAGGGTGATGGCGCTGTCGTCGAGCAGGGCGATCGTCTTGGCCTCAGCTTCGTCGGCAAGATCGACGGCGTTGAGTTCGCTGGCGGCAAGTCCGACCATGCGCACCTGACCGTTGGCTCGAACGAGTTCATCCCTGGCTTCGAAGAACAGCTCGTTGGCCAGAAGAAGGACGAGACCCGCACCATCACCGTGACCTTCCCGGCAGACTACAACAATGCCGAGCTGGCCGGTAAGGAAGCGACCTTCGACGTCACTATCCTGCATGTCGATGGGCCGAACCAGGGCGAGCTGGACGACGAGTTCGCCAAGAAGCTCGGCCTCGAAGACGTTGCCGCACTGCGCAATGCCGTGAAGGAACAGATGGAAGCCGCCCTAGCCTCCATGAGCCGTCAGCACATCAAGCGCCAGATTCTCGACGCCCTCGACGATGGCCACAAGTTCGACGTTCCGGCCCAGCTGGTCGAAGCCGAATTCGCCACCATCTGGCAGCGCGTCCAGCACGAAGTCGAGAGCCACGGCCGGTCCTTCGAAGACGAAGGCACCACCGAGGAAGCTGCCCGCGAGCAGTATCAGCGCATTGCCGAGCGCCGCGTGCGTCTGGGTCTCGTCGTCGCCGAAATCGGCAACCAGAACGAAGTTCAGGTCACCGACGACGAGCACCAGCAGGCCCTGCTCGCTGAGATCCGCCGCTTCCCCGGCCAGGAACAGCAGGTTTATGACTATTACCGTCAGAACGCCCAGGCCCTCGCAAGCCTGCGCGCTCCGGTCTTCGAGAACAAGGTCGTCGACTACGTTGCCGACCTTGCCGAACAGACTGAAAAGAAGATGACCCGCGAAGAGCTGGCCAAGCTCATCCAGGCCGACGAGGACGAAGTCCCCGAAGAGCACCACCACTAA
- a CDS encoding helix-turn-helix domain-containing protein: protein MRQGEELAAIYVERWNAASGQGKTEDCPVRNVLDRLGDKWSMLLVMTLAGGPRRFNQLHRAVPDISQKMLTQTLRDLQRDGLVARQVFDTKPPSVEYRLTALGHSLIVPLGYLIDWANDSKGRIDAARTAFDTVA from the coding sequence ATGCGGCAGGGCGAGGAATTGGCGGCGATCTATGTGGAGCGGTGGAACGCTGCGAGCGGGCAGGGCAAGACCGAGGATTGCCCGGTGCGCAATGTGCTCGATCGGCTCGGGGACAAATGGAGCATGCTGCTGGTGATGACGCTGGCCGGTGGGCCCAGGCGCTTCAACCAACTCCACCGCGCGGTGCCCGATATTTCCCAGAAGATGCTGACGCAGACGCTGCGGGATCTGCAGCGGGATGGGCTCGTGGCGCGGCAGGTGTTCGACACCAAGCCGCCATCGGTGGAATATCGGCTTACCGCACTCGGTCACTCGCTGATCGTGCCGCTGGGGTATTTGATCGACTGGGCCAATGACAGCAAGGGCCGAATAGACGCGGCGCGGACGGCGTTCGACACGGTCGCCTGA
- a CDS encoding peptidylprolyl isomerase codes for MVSLAAPAFAQDGTPHLILTLESGTVDIELLPELAPKHVERVVTLAESGEYDNVVFHRVIEGFMAQTGDVEFGKENTPNFDLQRAGMGGSKLPDVEAEFNSESFQRGILGAARSQNPNSFNSQFFITYADASFLDGQYTVFGKVASGMEAVDALEKGPQSANGAVANPDKIIKATIEYK; via the coding sequence ATGGTCAGCCTGGCTGCGCCCGCCTTCGCTCAGGACGGCACGCCGCACCTGATCCTGACGCTCGAGAGCGGCACGGTCGATATCGAACTGCTGCCCGAACTCGCGCCCAAGCATGTCGAGCGCGTCGTGACGCTGGCCGAAAGCGGCGAATATGACAATGTCGTCTTCCACCGCGTGATCGAGGGCTTCATGGCCCAGACCGGCGACGTGGAATTCGGCAAGGAAAATACCCCGAATTTCGATCTGCAGCGGGCCGGCATGGGCGGTTCGAAGCTGCCCGACGTTGAGGCCGAATTCAATTCGGAGAGCTTCCAGCGCGGTATTCTGGGCGCGGCGCGCTCGCAGAACCCGAACTCGTTCAACTCGCAGTTCTTCATCACCTATGCCGATGCGAGCTTCCTCGACGGGCAGTACACCGTGTTCGGCAAGGTTGCCTCCGGCATGGAAGCTGTCGATGCGCTCGAGAAGGGGCCGCAATCGGCCAATGGCGCCGTGGCAAACCCGGACAAGATCATCAAGGCGACGATCGAATACAAGTAA
- the coaD gene encoding pantetheine-phosphate adenylyltransferase, giving the protein MSKLVGFYPGSFDPLTNGHLDVIERACKLVDTLVVAVGISATKKNPLFSHVDRIEILHQVLGPVGLRTETEFRIVDFSGLMVNAAREHGAKLIIRGLRDTTDYNYEMQMVGMNAQMAPDLQTVFLPSSPPVRHISATLVRQIAEMGGDISAFVPPIVLKALKSR; this is encoded by the coding sequence ATGAGCAAGCTTGTCGGGTTTTATCCGGGATCGTTCGATCCGCTGACCAACGGGCATCTCGATGTCATCGAGCGGGCCTGCAAACTCGTCGATACGCTGGTGGTGGCCGTTGGAATCAGCGCGACCAAGAAGAACCCGCTATTCAGCCATGTCGACCGCATTGAAATTCTCCATCAGGTGCTCGGGCCGGTCGGTCTGCGCACCGAGACGGAATTCCGCATCGTCGACTTTTCGGGGCTCATGGTGAACGCGGCGCGCGAGCATGGCGCAAAGCTCATCATCCGCGGGCTACGCGACACGACCGATTATAATTACGAGATGCAGATGGTGGGAATGAACGCCCAGATGGCGCCCGACCTGCAGACCGTGTTCCTCCCCTCCAGCCCACCCGTGCGGCATATCTCGGCCACATTGGTGCGGCAAATCGCAGAGATGGGCGGGGATATTTCCGCCTTCGTCCCGCCAATCGTCCTCAAGGCTTTGAAATCACGATGA
- a CDS encoding MFS transporter, whose amino-acid sequence MSGVRPLAALAAATVASVGGTRLSVIAIPWLVLTTTGSPVLTGLVGMAELLPYVVAKALAGPLIDRLGARRMAITCDLLSMVAVGLVPLLHFAGLLQFYVLLPAVALIGVLRAPADAAKQALVPYVADIGNMPLERVTGIMGASDRLAGTLGAAAAGGLIALIGPMPALMVNAGAFLASAILVSAGVPKQVRAVAAGQPVSYRADFSAGWAALRNEPVLMAMVVMIAVTNLFDQAYAIVLLPVWVREAGLDVSWVGILLAIFSAGAIAGATVAAATAEKLPRLFVYTTGFVFAGPAPMVALASGLPMPVLAGVLTISGFAAGFLNPIVGAILFERIPKAMVGRVIALVGALGWVLMPFGGLYAGVLVTNTGISPALVLTGMLYLVAALSPIAVPAFRQMKRQQPAKA is encoded by the coding sequence ATGAGCGGCGTTCGCCCCCTGGCCGCCCTGGCGGCGGCAACCGTCGCCTCCGTGGGTGGGACGCGCCTCTCGGTCATCGCCATTCCGTGGCTGGTGCTGACAACGACCGGAAGCCCGGTGTTGACCGGGCTGGTGGGGATGGCGGAACTGTTGCCCTATGTCGTCGCCAAGGCACTGGCCGGGCCGCTGATCGATCGGCTGGGCGCGCGGCGCATGGCCATCACCTGCGACCTGCTATCAATGGTCGCGGTGGGCCTTGTACCGTTGCTGCACTTTGCCGGGCTACTGCAATTTTATGTCTTGCTGCCGGCCGTGGCGCTGATCGGGGTCTTGCGTGCGCCGGCCGATGCGGCAAAGCAGGCGCTGGTCCCCTATGTTGCCGATATCGGGAACATGCCGCTCGAAAGAGTGACGGGGATCATGGGGGCGAGCGACCGGCTGGCGGGCACGCTGGGCGCCGCGGCGGCGGGCGGGCTGATCGCCCTGATCGGGCCGATGCCGGCCCTGATGGTCAATGCTGGGGCCTTCCTGGCTTCGGCCATTCTGGTGTCGGCCGGGGTGCCGAAACAGGTGCGGGCGGTGGCAGCGGGCCAGCCGGTGAGCTATCGGGCGGATTTCTCGGCGGGATGGGCGGCGCTGCGCAATGAGCCGGTGCTGATGGCGATGGTGGTGATGATCGCGGTGACCAATCTTTTCGACCAGGCCTACGCCATCGTGCTGCTGCCCGTGTGGGTGAGGGAGGCGGGGCTGGATGTGAGCTGGGTGGGGATCCTCCTCGCGATCTTTTCGGCAGGTGCGATTGCGGGCGCGACGGTGGCGGCGGCCACGGCCGAGAAACTGCCCCGGCTTTTCGTCTACACGACGGGGTTCGTGTTTGCCGGGCCGGCGCCGATGGTGGCGCTGGCTTCGGGCCTGCCCATGCCGGTTCTGGCCGGCGTGCTGACCATCAGTGGTTTTGCCGCAGGGTTTCTCAACCCCATCGTCGGGGCGATCCTTTTCGAGCGCATTCCAAAGGCCATGGTGGGGCGCGTCATCGCGCTCGTGGGAGCGCTCGGGTGGGTGCTGATGCCGTTTGGCGGGCTTTATGCGGGGGTGCTCGTGACAAATACGGGTATTTCGCCCGCCCTGGTCTTGACGGGAATGCTGTACCTTGTCGCCGCCCTGTCGCCGATTGCCGTTCCCGCATTTCGCCAGATGAAGCGGCAGCAACCGGCAAAAGCCTGA
- the gyrA gene encoding DNA gyrase subunit A, which translates to MPAETPRSGIATIQITDEMRKSYLDYAMSVIVSRALPDVRDGLKPVHRRILFSMSENGYEYNKPYRKSARVVGDVIGKYHPHGDSSIYMALVRMAQDFSMGEMLAEGQGNFGSVDGDMPAAMRYTEVRMQRITNSLLDDLDKDTVDFRPNYDGSENEPTVLPARFPNMLVNGGSGIAVGMATNVPTHNLSETINAALALLDNPFATTDELIEHLPGPDFPTGGVILGRAGIRQAYETGRGSIIVRGRAVVEEVRKEREAIVITEIPYQVNKAHLVEKIAELVRDKRVEGIADLRDESSREGMRIVIEVKRDAMPDVVLNQLYRFTQLQSSFGCNFVALNGGKPELMNLKQILEAFLSFREEVVTRRARFLLNKARDRAHILVGLAVAVANIDEVIALIRTAPDPATAREQLMTRRWPAADVEPLIRLIDDPRHQINEDGTFNLSEEQARAILELRLARLTALGRDEIGEELNGLGAEIEDYLDILRSRERVQQIIREELQEIRDQFGRARKTEIADHVADFDDEDLIAREDMVVTVSHAGYIKRVPLSTYRAQNRGGKGRSGMSTREEDFVSRLFVANTHTPVLFFTSRGIAYKIKVWRLPLAPANGKGKALINILPLEQGERITSIMPLPEDEGSWGNLDIMFATTRGTVRRNSLADFVEVRQNGKIAMKLDEGDAIVGVETCTVNNDVLLTTALGQAIRFRVDDVRLFKGRDSMGVRGIQLAENDTVISMAVINHSDATAEERAAYLKRSRAMRGEVDSDDNASDEAGVEAGELDQELYAKMGALEQFILTISENGYGKRTSSHEYRITGRGGKGIVAMAVNKRNGNLIASFPVEEEDQIMLISDGGQTIRLPVGGDKPIGIKGRSTQGVIVFDTAEGEKVVSVERISEPEGDEDDGEASGGDTGGDAPPDTGAAEE; encoded by the coding sequence CTGCCTGCCGAGACCCCTCGGTCCGGCATAGCGACGATTCAGATCACCGACGAGATGCGCAAGAGCTATCTCGATTACGCGATGAGCGTGATCGTCAGCCGCGCACTTCCGGACGTGCGGGATGGCCTCAAGCCGGTGCACCGGCGCATCCTGTTCTCGATGAGCGAGAACGGATACGAATACAACAAGCCCTATCGCAAATCGGCCCGCGTGGTCGGCGACGTGATCGGTAAATACCACCCCCATGGCGACTCCTCGATCTATATGGCCTTGGTCCGTATGGCGCAGGATTTCTCCATGGGAGAAATGCTGGCGGAAGGTCAGGGCAATTTCGGTTCGGTCGACGGCGATATGCCGGCGGCCATGCGCTATACCGAAGTGCGCATGCAGAGGATCACCAATTCCCTGCTCGACGACCTCGACAAGGACACGGTGGACTTCCGGCCCAACTATGATGGGTCCGAGAACGAACCCACTGTGCTGCCGGCGCGCTTCCCCAACATGCTGGTCAATGGCGGCAGCGGCATCGCCGTCGGCATGGCGACCAATGTGCCGACGCACAATCTGAGCGAAACCATCAATGCCGCCCTGGCGCTGCTGGACAATCCGTTCGCCACCACCGATGAGCTGATCGAGCACCTGCCGGGCCCCGACTTCCCGACAGGCGGCGTCATTCTGGGCCGCGCCGGTATCCGGCAGGCCTATGAGACGGGTCGCGGTTCGATCATCGTGCGTGGCCGGGCGGTGGTGGAAGAGGTTCGCAAGGAACGCGAAGCCATCGTCATCACCGAGATCCCCTATCAGGTGAACAAGGCGCATCTGGTCGAAAAGATCGCCGAGCTGGTGCGCGACAAGCGCGTCGAAGGCATTGCCGATCTGCGCGACGAATCCAGCCGCGAAGGCATGCGCATCGTCATCGAGGTCAAGCGTGACGCGATGCCGGATGTGGTGCTGAACCAGCTCTATCGGTTCACGCAGCTGCAGAGTTCGTTCGGCTGCAATTTCGTGGCGCTCAATGGCGGCAAGCCGGAGCTGATGAATCTGAAACAGATTCTCGAGGCGTTCCTCAGCTTCCGTGAGGAAGTGGTGACGCGTCGCGCCCGGTTCCTGCTGAACAAGGCCCGTGACCGCGCCCATATCCTGGTTGGCCTGGCCGTGGCCGTCGCCAATATCGACGAGGTTATCGCGCTGATCCGCACCGCGCCCGATCCGGCAACTGCCCGCGAACAGCTGATGACGCGCCGCTGGCCGGCTGCCGATGTCGAGCCGCTGATCCGCCTGATCGACGATCCGCGCCACCAGATCAACGAAGACGGCACGTTCAATCTTTCCGAGGAACAGGCCCGCGCCATTCTCGAACTGCGCCTGGCGCGCCTCACGGCCCTTGGCCGGGATGAAATCGGCGAAGAACTCAATGGCCTGGGCGCCGAGATCGAGGACTATCTCGATATCCTGCGCAGCCGCGAGCGCGTGCAGCAGATCATCCGCGAGGAACTCCAGGAGATCCGCGACCAGTTCGGCCGCGCCCGCAAGACGGAAATCGCCGACCATGTCGCCGATTTTGACGACGAAGACCTGATCGCCCGCGAAGACATGGTGGTGACGGTCAGTCACGCCGGCTATATCAAGCGGGTGCCGCTTTCCACCTACCGCGCCCAGAATCGCGGCGGCAAGGGTCGCTCGGGCATGTCGACGCGCGAGGAGGATTTCGTCTCGCGCCTGTTCGTCGCCAATACCCATACGCCGGTGCTGTTCTTCACCAGCCGTGGCATTGCCTACAAGATCAAGGTCTGGCGCCTGCCGCTGGCCCCTGCGAATGGCAAGGGCAAGGCTCTGATCAACATCCTGCCGCTGGAGCAGGGCGAGCGGATCACCTCGATCATGCCGTTGCCCGAGGACGAAGGCAGCTGGGGCAATCTCGACATCATGTTCGCCACGACGCGCGGCACGGTGCGCCGCAACTCGCTGGCCGACTTCGTCGAAGTGCGCCAGAACGGCAAGATCGCCATGAAGCTCGACGAGGGCGATGCGATCGTCGGTGTCGAGACCTGCACCGTCAACAACGACGTGCTGCTGACCACGGCGCTGGGCCAGGCCATCCGCTTCCGCGTCGACGACGTGCGCCTGTTCAAGGGCCGCGATTCGATGGGCGTCCGCGGCATTCAGCTGGCGGAGAACGACACTGTCATCTCGATGGCCGTGATCAACCACTCGGATGCGACGGCCGAAGAACGCGCCGCCTATCTCAAGCGCAGCCGCGCCATGAGGGGCGAAGTCGACAGCGACGACAATGCTTCGGATGAAGCAGGTGTCGAGGCCGGCGAGCTGGATCAGGAGCTCTATGCCAAGATGGGCGCTCTCGAGCAGTTCATCCTGACCATCTCCGAGAACGGCTATGGCAAGCGCACCTCGAGCCACGAATACCGGATCACCGGGCGTGGCGGTAAGGGTATCGTCGCCATGGCCGTCAACAAGCGCAACGGCAATTTGATCGCCAGCTTCCCGGTGGAAGAGGAAGACCAGATCATGCTGATCAGCGATGGCGGCCAGACCATCCGACTGCCGGTTGGTGGCGACAAGCCGATCGGCATCAAGGGCCGCAGCACCCAGGGCGTGATCGTGTTCGACACGGCCGAGGGCGAGAAGGTGGTCTCGGTCGAGCGCATCAGCGAGCCGGAAGGCGATGAGGATGATGGCGAGGCCAGCGGCGGTGACACCGGAGGCGATGCGCCGCCCGATACCGGGGCTGCGGAAGAATAA
- a CDS encoding NAD(P)H-binding protein — MTEFTNSRLLVTGAGGQLGRLAVEELLARGAQNIVAGSRDISGLADLAARGVEVRHLDFDDPASLASGFAGVDRALIISTLSANRAAHQAAAVTAARAAGISYLAYTSAPNARPNADAAGIADHYWTEQAIAASGLDFTLLRNHIYAEMTVVGAGPILASGQLFDATGGNGRNYVTRADAARTAAGALLSATGKEIVDVTGPSPVTQEELAALYSSVTGKPVTRIGLSGEQLLEALQSAGVPPFMATLLVAFDQDAAAGHHAIVTDTVERYSGRAPQALRDFLLANRAALAA, encoded by the coding sequence ATGACTGAATTTACCAATTCCCGATTGCTGGTGACCGGTGCCGGCGGCCAGTTGGGCCGCCTCGCCGTTGAAGAGCTTCTGGCCCGTGGCGCGCAAAACATCGTTGCAGGCTCGCGCGACATTTCCGGGCTTGCCGATCTTGCCGCCCGAGGCGTCGAAGTGCGCCATCTCGATTTCGATGATCCAGCGTCTCTGGCGTCAGGCTTTGCCGGGGTCGACCGCGCCCTCATCATCAGCACGCTGAGCGCCAACCGCGCCGCTCATCAGGCGGCAGCCGTCACCGCCGCCCGGGCCGCTGGCATTTCCTACCTCGCCTATACGTCCGCGCCCAACGCCAGGCCGAATGCGGACGCCGCGGGCATTGCCGATCACTACTGGACCGAGCAGGCTATCGCAGCTTCAGGCCTCGACTTCACGCTGCTCCGCAATCACATCTATGCCGAGATGACGGTCGTAGGCGCGGGCCCCATTCTCGCTTCGGGCCAATTGTTCGATGCAACCGGCGGAAATGGCCGCAACTACGTGACCCGCGCCGATGCCGCCCGCACGGCTGCCGGCGCACTTCTCTCAGCCACGGGCAAGGAGATCGTCGATGTCACCGGCCCTTCCCCCGTCACCCAGGAAGAGCTGGCCGCGCTCTATTCGTCCGTCACCGGCAAGCCCGTGACCCGTATCGGCCTCAGTGGGGAACAACTGCTCGAGGCCCTGCAATCTGCTGGCGTCCCGCCCTTCATGGCGACACTCCTCGTCGCCTTTGATCAGGACGCCGCCGCCGGCCATCATGCCATCGTCACCGACACCGTCGAGCGCTACTCCGGCCGCGCGCCGCAGGCCCTGCGCGATTTTCTGCTGGCCAATCGCGCGGCTCTGGCCGCCTGA